Proteins from a genomic interval of Pseudomonas paeninsulae:
- the ccoO gene encoding cytochrome-c oxidase, cbb3-type subunit II, whose protein sequence is MKHEIIEKNIGLMALLMVLAVSIGGLTQIVPLFFQDVTNEPVEGLKPYTALQLEGRDVYIANGCVGCHSQMIRPFRAETERYGHYSVAGESVYDHPFLWGSKRTGPDLARVGGRYSDEWHRAHLYNPRNVVPESKMPAYPWLVEHKLDGKDTAKKLEVMRGFGIPYTDEDIAGAKDAVKGKTEMDALLAYLQVLGTSIKNKR, encoded by the coding sequence ATGAAACACGAAATCATCGAGAAGAATATCGGCCTGATGGCGCTGCTGATGGTGCTCGCCGTCAGCATCGGTGGCCTGACCCAGATCGTCCCACTGTTCTTCCAGGACGTGACCAATGAGCCGGTGGAGGGCCTCAAGCCCTACACCGCGCTGCAACTGGAAGGTCGTGACGTTTATATCGCCAACGGCTGCGTCGGCTGCCACTCGCAGATGATCCGTCCGTTCCGCGCCGAAACCGAACGCTACGGCCACTACTCGGTCGCTGGCGAAAGCGTTTACGACCACCCGTTCCTCTGGGGTTCCAAGCGTACCGGCCCGGATCTGGCGCGGGTCGGCGGGCGCTACTCGGACGAGTGGCACCGTGCCCACCTGTACAACCCGCGCAACGTGGTGCCGGAATCGAAGATGCCGGCCTACCCCTGGCTGGTCGAGCACAAGCTCGATGGCAAGGACACCGCGAAGAAGCTTGAAGTCATGCGCGGCTTTGGCATTCCCTACACCGATGAAGACATCGCCGGGGCCAAAGACGCAGTGAAGGGCAAGACCGAAATGGACGCGCTGCTCGCGTACCTGCAGGTTCTGGGCACCTCAATCAAGAACAAACGGTAA
- the ccoN gene encoding cytochrome-c oxidase, cbb3-type subunit I, whose amino-acid sequence MSTAISQTAYNYKVVRQFAVMTVIWGVIGMLLGVFIAAQLVWPELNLGLEWTSFGRLRPLHTNAVIFAFGGCALMATSFYVVQRTSQARLISDSLAAFVFWGWQLVIVLAVITLPMGYTSTKEYAELEWPIDVLITIVWVAYAVVFFGTVVKRKTKHIYVGNWFYGAFILVTAMLHIVNSAAMPVSLFKSYSMYSGATDAMIQWWYGHNAVGFFLTTGFLGMMYYFVPKQAERPIYSYRLSIVHFWALITLYIWAGPHHLHYTALPDWAQSLGMAMSMILLAPSWGGMINGMMSLSGAWHKLRTDPILRFLVVSLAFYGMSTFEGPMMAIKTVNALSHYTDWTIGHVHAGALGWVAMISIGALYHMIPKVYGREQMHSIALINLHFWLATIGTVLYISSMWVNGITQGLMWRAVNEDGTLTYSFVEALEASHPGFVVRMIGGMFFVTGMLLMAYNTYRTVRAAKPTEYEAAAQFNAGSAH is encoded by the coding sequence ATGAGCACAGCAATCAGTCAGACTGCTTATAACTACAAGGTGGTTCGCCAATTCGCCGTGATGACGGTGATTTGGGGAGTCATTGGCATGCTCCTAGGCGTGTTCATCGCCGCACAACTCGTGTGGCCGGAACTCAACCTGGGCCTGGAATGGACGAGCTTCGGCCGTCTGCGTCCGCTGCATACCAACGCGGTGATCTTCGCCTTCGGCGGATGCGCACTGATGGCCACGTCCTTCTATGTGGTGCAACGCACCAGTCAGGCTCGCCTGATTTCCGACTCCTTGGCGGCTTTCGTCTTCTGGGGTTGGCAGTTGGTGATCGTGCTGGCAGTCATCACCCTGCCAATGGGTTACACCAGCACCAAGGAATACGCCGAACTGGAATGGCCGATCGATGTACTGATCACCATTGTCTGGGTCGCTTACGCGGTGGTGTTCTTCGGTACTGTGGTCAAGCGCAAGACCAAACACATTTATGTGGGCAACTGGTTCTACGGCGCGTTCATCCTGGTCACCGCGATGCTGCACATCGTCAACAGCGCCGCCATGCCGGTGAGCCTGTTCAAGTCGTACTCGATGTACTCCGGGGCGACCGATGCAATGATCCAGTGGTGGTACGGCCACAACGCCGTGGGCTTCTTCCTGACCACCGGCTTCCTGGGGATGATGTATTACTTCGTACCCAAGCAGGCCGAGCGCCCGATCTACTCGTATCGTCTGTCGATCGTGCATTTCTGGGCACTGATTACCCTGTACATCTGGGCTGGCCCGCACCACCTGCACTACACCGCGCTGCCGGACTGGGCGCAGTCGCTGGGCATGGCGATGTCGATGATTCTGCTGGCGCCGAGCTGGGGCGGCATGATCAACGGCATGATGAGCCTGTCGGGCGCCTGGCATAAGCTGCGTACCGATCCGATCCTGCGCTTCCTGGTGGTATCGCTGGCGTTCTACGGCATGTCGACCTTCGAAGGCCCGATGATGGCGATCAAGACAGTCAATGCCTTGTCCCACTACACCGACTGGACCATCGGCCACGTGCATGCTGGCGCGCTCGGCTGGGTAGCGATGATTTCCATCGGTGCGCTGTATCACATGATTCCCAAGGTTTACGGTCGTGAGCAGATGCACAGCATCGCACTGATCAACCTGCACTTCTGGCTGGCCACTATCGGCACCGTGCTCTATATCTCCTCGATGTGGGTCAACGGCATCACCCAGGGCCTGATGTGGCGCGCAGTCAACGAAGACGGCACCCTCACCTACTCCTTCGTTGAAGCACTGGAAGCCAGCCATCCTGGTTTTGTGGTGCGCATGATCGGCGGCATGTTCTTCGTCACCGGCATGCTGTTGATGGCCTACAACACCTACCGCACCGTGCGTGCCGCCAAGCCGACTGAATATGAAGCGGCCGCGCAGTTCAACGCTGGGAGCGCTCACTGA
- the ccoP gene encoding cytochrome-c oxidase, cbb3-type subunit III, which yields MSTFWSWYVTLLTVGTLLALFWLVFATRKGEAHKNETEQTMGHSFDGIEEYDNPLPKWWFMLFIGTLIFAVGYLVLYPGLGNWKGVLPGYEGGWTQVAQWQREVDQADALYGPIFAKYAAMPLEEVAKDEKALKMGGRMFATYCSVCHGSDAKGSAGFPNLADNHWRWGGESAAIKTSILNGRMAMMPAWDQVIGEEGVQQVAAYVRHDLAGLPLPADKSFDLQQGAQLFASNCQACHGAEGQGMAMLGAPDLTKSAGWIYGSSLVQLQQTIRHGRNGQMPAQEQYLGNDKVHLLAAYVLSLSQGQQRPE from the coding sequence ATGAGCACCTTCTGGAGCTGGTATGTAACCCTGCTGACCGTTGGCACCCTGCTCGCCCTGTTCTGGCTGGTTTTCGCGACCCGCAAGGGCGAGGCGCACAAGAACGAAACCGAGCAGACCATGGGTCACTCCTTCGACGGTATCGAGGAGTACGACAATCCACTGCCCAAGTGGTGGTTCATGCTGTTCATCGGCACGCTGATTTTTGCCGTCGGCTACCTGGTGCTCTACCCCGGCCTGGGAAACTGGAAAGGTGTGCTGCCAGGCTACGAAGGTGGCTGGACCCAGGTTGCCCAGTGGCAGCGCGAAGTGGATCAAGCCGATGCGCTTTACGGACCGATCTTCGCCAAATATGCGGCCATGCCCCTGGAAGAAGTGGCTAAAGATGAGAAGGCGCTGAAAATGGGCGGCCGTATGTTTGCCACCTACTGCTCGGTTTGCCATGGCTCCGACGCCAAGGGCTCGGCGGGTTTCCCCAACCTGGCCGACAACCATTGGCGCTGGGGCGGCGAGTCGGCCGCGATCAAGACCAGCATCCTCAATGGCCGCATGGCCATGATGCCGGCGTGGGATCAGGTGATCGGCGAGGAAGGCGTGCAACAGGTTGCGGCTTACGTGCGCCATGACCTGGCCGGTTTGCCATTGCCTGCCGACAAGTCCTTCGACCTGCAGCAGGGCGCACAGCTATTCGCCAGCAACTGCCAGGCCTGCCACGGCGCAGAAGGCCAAGGCATGGCCATGCTCGGCGCGCCCGACCTGACCAAGTCCGCCGGCTGGATCTACGGCAGCAGCTTGGTGCAATTGCAGCAGACCATTCGCCACGGCCGTAACGGCCAGATGCCGGCCCAAGAGCAATACCTGGGTAACGACAAGGTGCACCTGCTGGCTGCCTATGTACTGAGCCTGAGTCAGGGGCAACAGCGGCCCGAATAA
- a CDS encoding cbb3-type cytochrome oxidase subunit 3 yields the protein MSFATIDIGTLRGIGTALVLLSFVCVTLWAYSSKRRAAFNEAALLPFADEPTSAASRSNTP from the coding sequence ATGTCATTCGCAACCATTGATATCGGCACCCTGCGCGGCATAGGTACGGCACTGGTACTGCTGTCCTTCGTCTGCGTGACGCTCTGGGCTTACAGCAGTAAGCGTCGCGCCGCATTCAACGAGGCGGCGCTGCTGCCTTTTGCCGATGAACCCACGTCTGCTGCATCTAGGAGCAACACCCCATGA
- the ccoO gene encoding cytochrome-c oxidase, cbb3-type subunit II: protein MRHEILEKNIGLMALMMVLAVSIGGLTQIVPLFFQDVTNEPVAGLKPYTALQLEGRDIYIREGCVGCHSQMIRPFRAETERYGHYSVAGESVYDHPFLWGSKRTGPDLARVGGRYSDEWHRAHLYNPRNVVPESKMPSYPWLVESTLDGQDTAAKFKALRTVGVPYSEEDIAGAAQAVKGKSEMDALVAYLQVLGTAVKNKR from the coding sequence ATGAGACACGAAATACTCGAGAAGAATATCGGCCTGATGGCGCTGATGATGGTACTGGCCGTGAGCATCGGCGGCCTGACCCAGATCGTCCCGCTGTTTTTCCAGGATGTCACCAATGAGCCGGTGGCAGGCCTCAAGCCTTATACCGCGCTGCAACTGGAAGGCCGCGATATCTACATCCGCGAAGGCTGCGTCGGCTGCCACTCCCAGATGATCCGGCCGTTCCGCGCCGAAACCGAGCGCTACGGCCATTACTCGGTCGCCGGCGAAAGCGTCTACGACCACCCGTTCCTCTGGGGTTCCAAGCGCACCGGCCCGGATCTGGCCCGGGTCGGCGGCCGCTACTCGGACGAGTGGCACCGCGCCCACCTGTACAACCCGCGCAACGTGGTACCGGAATCGAAGATGCCGTCCTACCCGTGGCTGGTGGAAAGCACCCTGGACGGCCAGGACACCGCGGCCAAGTTCAAGGCGCTGCGCACGGTCGGCGTGCCTTACAGCGAGGAGGACATCGCCGGTGCCGCCCAGGCGGTCAAGGGCAAAAGCGAGATGGATGCCCTGGTCGCCTACCTGCAAGTACTCGGCACTGCCGTCAAGAACAAGAGGTAG
- the ccoN gene encoding cytochrome-c oxidase, cbb3-type subunit I produces the protein MNTTISSAYNYKVVRQFAIMTVVWGIVGMAVGVLIASQLAWPALNFDLPWTSFGRLRPLHTNAVIFAFGGCALFATSYYAVQRTSQATLFAPKLAAFTFWGWQAVILLAAISLPMGWTSSKEYAELEWPIDILITVVWVSYAIVFFGTIMKRKVSHIYVGNWFFGGFILTVAILHVVNNIAIPVSLTKSYSAYAGATDAMIQWWYGHNAVGFFLTAGFLGMMYYFVPKQAERPVYSYRLSIVHFWALIAVYIWAGPHHLHYTALPDWAQSLGMVMSLILLAPSWGGMINGMMTLSGAWHKLRTDPILRFLVVSLAFYGMSTFEGPMMAIKTVNALSHYTDWTIGHVHAGALGWVAMVSIGSLYHLIPKVFGRDEMHSIGLINVHFWLATIGTVLYIASMWVNGIAQGLMWRAVNEDGTLTYSFVEALEASHPGFVVRLIGGAIFFSGMLVMAWNVWQTVRHTQAAELHAAAQFSVEGAH, from the coding sequence ATGAACACTACAATCAGTTCCGCCTACAACTACAAGGTGGTTCGCCAGTTCGCCATCATGACAGTGGTGTGGGGCATAGTCGGGATGGCGGTCGGCGTGCTGATCGCCTCGCAACTAGCCTGGCCCGCGCTCAACTTCGACCTGCCGTGGACCAGCTTCGGTCGCCTGCGCCCGCTGCACACCAACGCGGTAATCTTCGCCTTCGGCGGTTGCGCACTGTTTGCCACCAGCTACTACGCGGTGCAACGCACCTCCCAGGCTACCCTGTTCGCGCCCAAGCTGGCGGCCTTCACCTTCTGGGGTTGGCAGGCAGTGATTCTGTTGGCGGCCATCAGCCTGCCCATGGGCTGGACCAGCTCCAAGGAATACGCGGAACTGGAATGGCCGATCGACATTCTGATCACCGTGGTCTGGGTCAGTTATGCCATCGTGTTTTTCGGCACGATCATGAAGCGCAAGGTCAGCCACATTTATGTGGGCAACTGGTTCTTCGGCGGTTTCATCCTCACCGTGGCGATTCTCCACGTGGTCAACAATATCGCGATTCCGGTCAGCCTGACCAAGTCCTACTCGGCCTATGCCGGGGCGACCGACGCGATGATCCAGTGGTGGTACGGGCATAACGCAGTGGGCTTTTTCCTGACTGCCGGTTTCCTCGGCATGATGTATTACTTCGTGCCCAAGCAGGCCGAACGTCCGGTGTACTCCTATCGCCTGTCGATCGTGCACTTCTGGGCGCTGATTGCCGTGTACATCTGGGCTGGCCCGCACCACCTGCACTACACCGCACTGCCAGACTGGGCGCAGAGCCTGGGTATGGTGATGTCGCTGATCCTGCTGGCACCCAGCTGGGGCGGCATGATCAACGGCATGATGACCCTGTCGGGCGCCTGGCATAAATTGCGCACCGATCCGATCCTGCGCTTTCTGGTGGTGTCGCTGGCCTTCTACGGCATGTCGACCTTCGAAGGCCCGATGATGGCGATCAAGACCGTCAACGCGCTCTCGCACTACACCGATTGGACCATCGGCCACGTTCACGCCGGCGCTCTCGGCTGGGTGGCTATGGTCTCGATCGGTTCGCTCTATCACCTGATCCCCAAGGTCTTCGGTCGCGATGAGATGCACAGCATCGGCCTGATCAACGTGCATTTCTGGCTGGCTACCATCGGCACCGTGCTCTATATCGCCTCGATGTGGGTCAACGGCATCGCCCAGGGCCTGATGTGGCGTGCAGTCAACGAAGACGGCACCCTCACCTACTCCTTCGTCGAAGCGCTGGAAGCCAGCCACCCTGGCTTTGTCGTGCGCCTGATCGGCGGGGCGATCTTCTTCAGCGGCATGCTGGTGATGGCCTGGAACGTCTGGCAGACCGTGCGCCATACCCAGGCCGCCGAGTTGCATGCCGCCGCGCAGTTTTCGGTTGAAGGAGCCCACTGA
- a CDS encoding alpha/beta family hydrolase, with protein sequence MSKGQSAGIDRDQCAQPAGQDGLLWNRPAAAAQATLILAHGAGAPMDSEFMTQMAKLLAVRGVAVLRFEFDYMAARRLDGKKRPPNPQVKLLEKWRGVYTQVRQQVAGPLAIGGKSMGGRMASVLADELGADALVCLGYPFYAAGKPDKPRVAHLADLHTPTLIVQGERDALGDRQTVAGYRLSSAITLHWLASGDHDLKPLKRSGFSHEQHMQVAADSVAGFLSR encoded by the coding sequence ATGAGCAAAGGGCAAAGTGCCGGTATTGACAGGGATCAATGCGCGCAGCCGGCGGGACAGGATGGGCTGCTGTGGAATCGGCCTGCCGCGGCGGCGCAAGCGACCCTGATCCTGGCCCACGGCGCCGGCGCGCCAATGGACAGCGAATTCATGACGCAGATGGCGAAACTGCTGGCCGTGCGCGGGGTTGCGGTGTTGCGCTTCGAGTTCGACTACATGGCCGCACGCCGCCTGGATGGCAAGAAACGCCCACCCAACCCGCAGGTCAAACTGCTGGAAAAGTGGCGTGGGGTGTATACCCAGGTGCGCCAACAAGTCGCAGGGCCGCTGGCCATCGGCGGCAAGTCCATGGGCGGACGCATGGCCAGCGTGCTCGCCGACGAACTGGGCGCCGACGCGCTGGTCTGCCTGGGTTATCCGTTCTATGCCGCTGGCAAGCCGGACAAACCCCGGGTTGCGCACCTGGCCGACCTGCACACCCCAACCCTGATCGTCCAGGGCGAACGCGATGCCCTGGGTGATCGGCAGACGGTGGCCGGTTACCGATTATCCAGCGCGATAACCCTGCACTGGCTGGCGAGCGGCGATCACGACCTCAAGCCGCTTAAGCGCTCAGGCTTCAGCCATGAACAGCATATGCAGGTTGCGGCAGATAGCGTGGCAGGCTTTCTATCGCGCTAG